Proteins from a genomic interval of Meiothermus sp.:
- a CDS encoding ion transporter: MSASTPNPLGRLVASAAFNRFVTAVIVFAAILVGLETYPPLMARYGPALHLLNNLVLAIFALEVLLRMGALWPRPLRYFLDGWNVFDFLIVVGSLLPGLGAYAVAARLLRLLRVLRLVRTLPDLQIILGALLRSIPSIGYVLLLMLLLLYVYAVAGVFLFGANDPFHFGNLHTALLTLFSILTLEGWVDVLRVQYFGCERFELPDPALCVQPQAQPLVAVVYMVSFVLLGTLVFLNLLVGIIVNSMDEMRKSLQERKAPSSDLEARLAELQARLREAQALLDNLAGRRG, from the coding sequence GTGAGTGCCTCTACACCCAATCCCCTGGGTCGTCTGGTGGCGTCGGCCGCCTTCAACCGCTTTGTTACCGCTGTTATCGTGTTTGCTGCCATACTGGTGGGCCTCGAGACCTACCCGCCCCTCATGGCGCGCTACGGCCCCGCCCTCCACCTGCTCAACAACCTGGTGCTGGCTATTTTTGCCCTCGAGGTGCTGCTGCGCATGGGGGCGCTGTGGCCCCGGCCGCTCCGCTATTTCCTCGACGGCTGGAACGTCTTCGATTTTTTGATCGTGGTGGGGAGCCTGCTGCCGGGGCTGGGGGCCTACGCGGTGGCGGCCCGCCTGCTGCGGCTCCTGCGGGTGTTGCGCCTCGTCCGCACCCTCCCCGACCTGCAAATTATTTTGGGCGCGCTATTGCGCAGCATCCCCTCCATCGGCTACGTCTTGCTGCTGATGCTGCTTTTGCTCTACGTCTACGCAGTGGCCGGGGTGTTTTTGTTCGGGGCCAACGACCCCTTCCACTTCGGCAACCTGCACACCGCGTTGCTCACCCTCTTCAGCATCCTGACCTTAGAAGGCTGGGTGGATGTGCTGCGCGTCCAGTACTTTGGCTGCGAGCGCTTCGAGCTGCCCGACCCGGCCCTGTGTGTCCAGCCCCAGGCCCAGCCGCTGGTCGCGGTGGTGTATATGGTCTCGTTTGTCCTGCTGGGCACCCTGGTGTTTTTGAACCTGCTGGTGGGCATCATCGTGAATAGCATGGACGAGATGCGCAAGAGCCTGCAGGAGCGCAAGGCGCCATCCTCCGACCTCGAGGCCCGGCTGGCAGAGCTACAGGCCAGACTGCGCGAGGCCCAGGCCCTGCTGGATAACCTGGCCGGGCGCCGCGGGTGA
- a CDS encoding SDR family NAD(P)-dependent oxidoreductase: protein MKPKVCLVVGMGRGLGLSVARRFGREGYRLGLIARSVASLENYAGALELDGCTVQTFPADVARTSQLISAVREAEKALGPIEVLVYNAYAAQGSRASELSREALEQTLQVNLYGALLAAQLVIPGMLSRRQGTLLFTGGGLALNPQPDQAALSIGKAALRALVGALSKELYHEGIHAATVTIAGPIRRNTPFDPDLIAEKFWELHTQPAGRWKTEVVYQG from the coding sequence ATGAAGCCTAAAGTCTGCCTGGTGGTTGGAATGGGGCGGGGCCTTGGGCTCTCGGTGGCCCGGCGCTTTGGCCGCGAGGGGTACCGGCTGGGCCTGATCGCCCGCAGTGTGGCCAGCCTGGAGAACTACGCAGGGGCGCTGGAACTCGATGGTTGCACGGTTCAAACCTTTCCTGCCGACGTAGCCCGCACCTCCCAGCTCATCTCCGCCGTCCGTGAGGCCGAAAAAGCGCTCGGCCCCATCGAGGTATTGGTGTACAACGCCTACGCCGCCCAGGGCAGCCGGGCCTCGGAGCTGAGCCGGGAGGCCCTCGAGCAAACCCTCCAGGTCAACCTTTACGGGGCTTTGCTGGCAGCCCAACTGGTCATCCCCGGCATGCTCTCGCGCCGCCAGGGCACCCTGCTCTTTACCGGGGGCGGCCTGGCCCTGAACCCCCAGCCCGACCAGGCCGCGCTCTCCATTGGCAAAGCCGCCCTGCGGGCCCTGGTGGGCGCCCTGAGCAAAGAGCTCTACCACGAAGGCATCCATGCCGCTACCGTGACCATCGCCGGCCCGATCCGGCGCAACACCCCTTTCGACCCCGACCTAATCGCCGAAAAGTTCTGGGAGCTGCACACCCAGCCTGCGGGCCGGTGGAAGACCGAGGTGGTCTACCAGGGATAA
- the der gene encoding ribosome biogenesis GTPase Der, whose translation MYRVVIVGRPNVGKSSLFNKLLGLRTAPEKAAKAGSQFAVVADVPGVTRDLKEGVVESEQGRFKLVDTGGLWSGDVWEKKIKQKVERAIQDADLVLFAVDGRSDIATADLEVADFLRRQGKPVLLVATKIDDPKHEAYLGNFYALGFGEPVPTSAAHSRGFDELLERIWALLPIRQGESEPEVVPIRLAIVGRPNAGKSSLLNAILGEERVIVSEIPGTTRDSIDVEFDYGGSRFLLVDTAGIRKRPETGVEEQAIVRAHQAIRDADVVLLVIDPKELGDHELKLANEALEAGKPVILTITKWDLIETKEEARRVRADLALKLSHVQHLPLLYVSSVTRQNLHKLLSEAARLYELARVRFETAELNRWLSVWSTQTMLPNFKGKPLKLFFLTQPEVAPPTFVFFCNHPEFVTRAFEGFLRNRIGEDLGLREIPFRMVFRGRREQPGKGAGERE comes from the coding sequence ATGTATAGAGTGGTGATTGTGGGCCGCCCCAACGTGGGTAAGTCGAGCCTGTTCAACAAGCTTTTGGGACTGCGTACCGCCCCGGAGAAAGCCGCCAAGGCCGGGAGCCAGTTCGCGGTGGTGGCCGATGTACCGGGGGTGACCCGCGACCTCAAAGAGGGCGTGGTGGAAAGCGAGCAGGGCCGCTTCAAGCTGGTGGATACCGGCGGCTTGTGGTCGGGGGATGTGTGGGAGAAGAAAATCAAGCAAAAAGTGGAGCGCGCCATCCAGGACGCCGACCTGGTGCTGTTTGCGGTGGATGGGCGCAGCGATATTGCTACTGCCGACCTCGAGGTCGCCGACTTTTTGCGCCGCCAGGGCAAGCCGGTGTTGCTGGTAGCCACAAAAATAGACGACCCTAAACACGAGGCCTACCTGGGGAATTTCTATGCCCTGGGTTTTGGCGAGCCCGTCCCCACCAGCGCGGCCCACAGCCGGGGCTTCGATGAGCTGCTGGAGCGTATCTGGGCCCTGCTGCCCATCCGCCAGGGGGAGAGCGAGCCCGAGGTCGTACCCATCCGGCTGGCCATCGTGGGCCGGCCCAATGCGGGCAAGTCCAGCCTGCTCAACGCCATCCTGGGCGAGGAACGGGTGATCGTCTCGGAGATACCCGGCACCACCCGCGACTCCATCGATGTGGAGTTCGACTACGGGGGTAGCCGGTTTTTGCTGGTCGACACCGCTGGTATCCGCAAGCGGCCCGAGACCGGGGTGGAGGAACAGGCCATCGTGCGGGCCCACCAGGCCATCCGCGACGCCGATGTGGTGCTGCTGGTGATAGACCCCAAGGAGCTGGGCGACCACGAGCTTAAGCTAGCCAACGAGGCCCTCGAGGCTGGCAAGCCGGTCATCCTGACCATCACCAAATGGGACCTGATCGAGACCAAGGAAGAGGCCAGGCGGGTGCGGGCCGACCTGGCCCTCAAACTCTCACACGTGCAGCACCTGCCCCTCCTGTATGTCTCCTCGGTGACCAGGCAGAACCTGCACAAGCTTCTTTCCGAGGCCGCCCGGCTCTATGAGCTGGCCCGGGTTCGCTTCGAGACCGCCGAACTCAACCGCTGGCTTTCGGTCTGGAGTACCCAGACCATGCTCCCCAACTTTAAGGGCAAACCCCTCAAGCTCTTCTTCCTCACCCAGCCCGAGGTGGCCCCCCCCACCTTCGTCTTCTTTTGCAACCACCCCGAGTTTGTCACGCGGGCTTTCGAGGGTTTTTTGCGCAACCGCATCGGCGAAGACCTGGGTTTGCGCGAGATTCCCTTCCGGATGGTCTTCCGTGGGCGTCGGGAGCAGCCAGGCAAAGGAGCAGGAGAGAGGGAGTAA
- a CDS encoding protease complex subunit PrcB family protein, with the protein MKPWLGLILLALAGCIPEPGQPTYRATEIQVLFPENTERWTYFYGEPQVVQLGGRTLALTRGTSSSPLAVPEALLVDGEALYREIGPAQPRVAQTSRTFFGSQFVVRASRNVQSAWLFDGDWSRLGSSFASDSAQVVENRPGIPRFEELSAAENAVVLREILARRGGRPVVLYEVQPALEPNRYTPAPSQSRVAALAVQYGLETELVFMPPNPSPSPRVLRQGSQSAYTAPTPAAFLVSSTEQLLSVWRLATGNQIPQPTTPSVDFSQNRVVAFFWGQKPTGGYGVQYVSSQLSGSTLRVTLRLVSPAPGAILTQALTSPFVMLEVPGRFSRVEFVDANGRLLASAGN; encoded by the coding sequence ATGAAACCTTGGCTGGGTCTTATCCTTTTGGCCCTGGCAGGCTGCATCCCCGAGCCGGGTCAGCCTACCTACCGGGCCACCGAAATTCAGGTGCTATTCCCCGAGAACACCGAGCGCTGGACGTACTTTTACGGCGAGCCCCAGGTGGTGCAGCTTGGTGGGCGTACGCTGGCCCTTACCAGAGGCACCTCCAGCAGCCCCCTGGCCGTGCCGGAGGCCTTGCTGGTGGATGGCGAGGCCCTCTACCGCGAAATTGGGCCGGCGCAGCCGCGTGTAGCCCAGACCAGTCGCACCTTCTTTGGCTCGCAGTTTGTGGTGCGGGCCAGCCGCAATGTGCAAAGCGCCTGGTTGTTCGATGGGGACTGGTCGAGGCTAGGGAGCAGCTTCGCCAGCGATAGCGCACAGGTCGTAGAGAACCGGCCCGGCATACCCCGTTTCGAAGAACTGTCCGCGGCCGAGAACGCAGTGGTGCTGCGGGAAATCCTGGCCCGCCGCGGGGGCCGCCCGGTGGTGCTGTACGAGGTTCAACCGGCCCTCGAGCCCAACCGCTACACCCCCGCCCCCAGCCAGAGCCGGGTGGCGGCCCTGGCCGTGCAGTACGGCCTCGAGACGGAGTTGGTCTTTATGCCCCCTAACCCCAGTCCCAGTCCCCGCGTCCTGCGGCAAGGCAGCCAGTCGGCCTACACCGCCCCAACCCCCGCTGCTTTCCTGGTTAGCAGCACCGAGCAACTCCTTAGCGTCTGGCGGCTGGCCACTGGCAACCAGATTCCCCAGCCCACCACCCCATCGGTAGATTTTAGCCAGAACCGGGTGGTGGCCTTCTTCTGGGGCCAGAAGCCCACCGGCGGCTATGGCGTGCAGTACGTGAGCAGCCAGCTTTCGGGCAGTACCCTGCGGGTCACCCTGCGCCTGGTGAGCCCCGCGCCAGGGGCCATCCTGACCCAGGCCCTGACCAGCCCCTTCGTGATGCTCGAGGTGCCCGGGCGGTTCAGCAGGGTTGAGTTCGTAGACGCAAACGGGCGGCTCCTGGCCAGCGCGGGGAACTGA
- a CDS encoding ABC transporter permease has protein sequence MTKPVANTSTPTRRELPRWRRRLFRSPLALTGFVFIGVFVLVAAFAPFISPYSPVEQNLRGTYVPPMRVELRGPQGQPGLWVREVSRTPLGQLEVGQELYPIRFFVRGEPWVWWGGLLRSDLHLFGVDGPVKFYLLGADEQGRDILSRLAHGAWISLSIGLIAVTIGLLVGVPVGLFSGYFGGTFDLITQRIVEVMLSFPGILLAIVLVATLGTGLTNVMIAVGIAAIPVYARLVRGSVLALRDREFVEASRALGSRDLRIMLRHILPNALSPIIVQSSLQMAVAILFAAGLGFLGLGARPPEPEWGLMLARGREYLATAPHVATFPGLAIMFVALGFNLLGDGLRDALDPRALR, from the coding sequence ATGACTAAACCAGTGGCGAATACCTCCACCCCGACCAGGCGCGAGCTACCCCGCTGGCGGCGGCGCTTGTTTCGGAGCCCCTTGGCGCTCACGGGGTTTGTTTTTATTGGTGTTTTCGTGCTGGTGGCAGCTTTCGCACCTTTCATCTCACCGTATAGCCCGGTTGAGCAAAACCTGCGCGGCACCTATGTTCCCCCCATGCGTGTGGAGCTGAGGGGCCCCCAGGGCCAGCCCGGCCTCTGGGTGCGCGAGGTTAGCCGTACCCCACTGGGCCAGCTCGAGGTGGGGCAGGAGCTGTATCCCATCCGGTTCTTTGTGCGCGGTGAGCCCTGGGTCTGGTGGGGCGGCCTGCTGCGCAGTGACCTGCACTTGTTTGGGGTGGACGGCCCGGTTAAGTTTTATCTGCTGGGGGCCGACGAACAGGGCCGCGATATCCTGAGCCGGCTGGCCCATGGAGCCTGGATCTCGCTCTCCATCGGGCTTATCGCAGTGACCATTGGTCTTTTGGTAGGGGTTCCGGTGGGGCTTTTTTCCGGCTACTTTGGCGGCACCTTCGACCTAATCACCCAGCGCATTGTAGAGGTGATGCTCTCCTTTCCCGGCATCCTGCTGGCCATCGTACTGGTGGCCACTCTGGGCACCGGCCTGACCAACGTGATGATTGCGGTGGGTATCGCGGCTATTCCGGTATACGCCCGGCTGGTGCGGGGCTCGGTGCTGGCCTTGCGCGACCGGGAGTTTGTGGAGGCCAGCCGCGCCCTGGGTAGCCGCGATCTGCGCATCATGCTCCGGCACATTCTGCCCAACGCCCTCTCCCCCATCATCGTGCAGTCGAGCCTGCAGATGGCGGTGGCCATTTTGTTTGCCGCTGGACTGGGCTTTCTGGGCCTGGGGGCGCGTCCCCCCGAACCGGAATGGGGGCTGATGCTGGCACGGGGGCGTGAATACCTGGCCACGGCCCCACACGTAGCAACCTTTCCAGGGCTGGCCATCATGTTCGTAGCCCTGGGCTTCAACCTGCTCGGGGACGGCCTGCGCGATGCCCTCGACCCCAGGGCTTTGCGGTAA
- the nikB gene encoding nickel ABC transporter permease, which translates to MTTYIFRRLLTVIPTLLGVLLAVFLMVRLAPGDPAQLLAGEFATPETLADIRQRFGLDQPWYTQLGLYTLNVLQGDLGESVRTRKPVTYELSQYFPNTLRLTLGAMLVALLIGIPAGIIAAIRPGTIFDLLAMLGALIGVSMPVFWFGLMAILIFSVQLGWFPVAGTGTLRHLILPAITLGIGTAAILARMTRSAMLEVLSQDYIRTARAKGVAGRVVIFKHALRNALIPVVTITGLQFGGLLEGAVITETVFAWPGIGQLLVGSILARDYPVVQGAVLLIAVAFILINLIVDLLYGAIDPRIRYD; encoded by the coding sequence ATGACCACTTATATTTTCCGTCGCCTGCTAACGGTCATCCCCACCTTGCTCGGGGTTTTGCTGGCCGTATTCCTGATGGTGCGGCTGGCTCCCGGCGACCCCGCCCAGCTCCTGGCTGGCGAGTTCGCTACCCCTGAGACCCTGGCCGACATCCGCCAGCGCTTTGGTCTGGATCAGCCCTGGTACACCCAGCTTGGGCTTTACACCCTCAATGTGCTCCAAGGTGATCTGGGCGAGTCGGTTCGCACCCGAAAACCCGTGACCTACGAGCTAAGCCAGTATTTCCCCAATACCCTCCGGCTCACCCTGGGGGCCATGCTGGTTGCGCTTTTGATTGGCATACCGGCGGGCATCATCGCCGCCATCCGCCCCGGCACCATCTTCGATCTGCTCGCCATGCTGGGGGCCTTGATTGGGGTCTCGATGCCGGTCTTCTGGTTTGGCCTGATGGCGATTCTGATCTTCTCGGTGCAGCTCGGCTGGTTTCCGGTGGCCGGTACGGGTACTTTGCGCCACCTGATCCTCCCCGCCATCACCCTGGGCATCGGCACCGCTGCCATTCTGGCCCGCATGACCCGCAGCGCTATGCTGGAGGTGCTCTCGCAGGACTACATCCGCACGGCGCGGGCCAAAGGGGTGGCGGGTCGGGTGGTAATTTTCAAGCACGCCCTGCGCAACGCCCTGATTCCGGTGGTTACCATTACCGGCCTGCAGTTTGGCGGACTTCTGGAGGGTGCGGTTATTACCGAAACGGTGTTTGCCTGGCCGGGCATTGGACAGTTGCTGGTGGGTTCGATTCTGGCTCGAGACTACCCGGTCGTCCAGGGGGCTGTGCTCCTGATTGCGGTGGCCTTTATCCTGATTAACCTGATAGTAGACCTGCTGTACGGCGCCATTGACCCGAGGATCCGCTATGACTAA
- a CDS encoding glutathione ABC transporter substrate-binding protein, with protein MNMRIRFWLTLGLVLLLSWALAQTRTLIIAQGTDPTSLDAPLATDSPSGTVVSHVVETLFEYTPDGKIVPLLVERYSFSSDRKTLTLFLRKGIKFHDGTDFNAEAVKFNLERLISPELASSFAFLLRGRVSAFEVVDSHTLRLRMPEPFAPVLAHLSHGSTAIQSPAAIRRLGTGYRDNPVGTGPYKFDRWQKGQFVELVRNEEYWGKKPAIERLRFLAVPEATTRMALVETGQAHVAVRVPPQDVQRLSARPEIEVVNTPSVRTIFFYFNQAKKPFDDVRVRKAINHAINKEEIVKFVLGGFGRPSDAPISPGIFGYTKIGSYEYNPNLARQLLAQAGYNAQNPLRFTIHSPNGRYLQDIRVAEAVQSQLRAVGVQAQIQTLEWGAYLAASNQPRDRNEFQMAMLGWGTVTGDADYGLFGLFHSSQQAPNGFNRGFYANPRLDRILEQARVATNPQARQQLYRTAMQIIYNDAPWAFLHSEQQVTAIRREVQGFIVHPIERLIATQASFRTSSQR; from the coding sequence ATGAACATGCGAATCCGGTTCTGGCTCACCTTAGGGTTGGTTCTCTTGTTATCCTGGGCCCTGGCCCAGACCCGCACCCTGATAATTGCCCAGGGCACCGACCCCACCTCGCTGGATGCCCCCCTGGCCACCGACTCGCCTTCCGGCACGGTGGTGAGCCATGTGGTGGAGACCCTGTTTGAGTACACCCCCGACGGCAAAATTGTGCCCCTGCTGGTCGAGCGCTATAGCTTTAGCAGCGACCGTAAAACGCTAACCCTGTTCCTTCGCAAAGGCATCAAATTCCACGACGGCACCGATTTCAACGCCGAAGCCGTAAAGTTCAACCTCGAGCGACTGATCTCCCCCGAGCTGGCCTCCTCGTTTGCCTTCTTGCTACGCGGTCGGGTTAGCGCTTTCGAAGTGGTGGACAGCCACACCCTGCGCCTGCGCATGCCCGAGCCCTTTGCCCCGGTGCTGGCGCACCTCTCGCATGGCTCCACCGCCATTCAGAGTCCAGCCGCCATCCGCCGCTTGGGCACAGGCTACCGCGACAACCCGGTGGGCACCGGCCCCTACAAGTTCGACCGCTGGCAGAAGGGTCAGTTTGTGGAGCTGGTGCGCAACGAGGAGTACTGGGGCAAAAAGCCGGCTATCGAGCGCCTGCGCTTCCTGGCCGTACCGGAGGCCACCACCCGGATGGCCCTGGTCGAGACCGGGCAGGCCCATGTGGCCGTGCGGGTGCCACCCCAGGACGTGCAGCGCCTGAGCGCCCGCCCCGAGATCGAGGTGGTCAACACCCCGAGCGTGCGCACCATCTTCTTCTACTTCAACCAGGCCAAAAAGCCCTTTGATGATGTGCGGGTGCGCAAAGCCATCAACCACGCCATCAACAAGGAAGAGATTGTGAAGTTTGTGCTGGGCGGCTTTGGCCGACCCTCCGACGCCCCCATCAGCCCCGGTATCTTTGGATACACCAAGATTGGCAGCTACGAGTACAACCCCAACCTGGCCCGGCAACTGCTGGCCCAGGCCGGCTACAATGCCCAAAACCCCCTGCGCTTTACCATACACAGCCCCAACGGACGTTATCTGCAAGACATCCGCGTAGCTGAAGCGGTGCAGAGCCAGCTCCGGGCCGTGGGGGTACAGGCCCAGATCCAGACCCTCGAGTGGGGCGCCTACCTGGCCGCCAGCAACCAACCGCGCGACCGCAACGAGTTCCAGATGGCTATGCTGGGCTGGGGCACGGTAACGGGCGATGCCGACTACGGCCTGTTTGGCCTCTTCCACTCCTCGCAACAAGCCCCCAACGGCTTTAACCGGGGTTTCTACGCCAACCCCCGCCTGGATCGCATCCTCGAGCAGGCCCGGGTTGCCACCAACCCTCAGGCCCGGCAACAGCTCTACAGAACAGCCATGCAGATCATCTACAACGATGCCCCCTGGGCCTTCCTGCACTCTGAACAGCAGGTCACGGCCATCCGTCGCGAGGTGCAAGGTTTTATCGTACACCCCATCGAGCGCCTTATTGCCACCCAGGCCAGCTTCCGGACTTCAAGCCAGCGCTGA
- a CDS encoding YkvA family protein: MGELQQIEAVPIQPTERYSEAAFWRKLRRFARKAGREVVEKALWLYYTLKRPETPAWAKRTIVGALAYFLLPFDLVADLAPLVGFTDDLSVLLAAIATVAAHITPAIKEQARRKADEWFGEPSPS; the protein is encoded by the coding sequence ATGGGAGAACTACAGCAGATCGAGGCCGTGCCCATCCAACCCACTGAGCGCTACAGCGAGGCCGCCTTCTGGCGCAAGCTGCGCAGGTTTGCCCGCAAAGCAGGCCGCGAGGTGGTGGAAAAAGCGCTCTGGCTGTACTACACCCTAAAGCGCCCGGAGACCCCGGCCTGGGCCAAGCGCACCATTGTGGGGGCGCTGGCTTACTTCCTTCTGCCCTTCGATCTGGTGGCCGATCTGGCCCCGCTGGTGGGCTTTACCGACGATTTGAGCGTTCTGCTAGCGGCCATCGCTACGGTAGCCGCCCACATTACCCCTGCGATTAAGGAACAGGCCCGGCGCAAGGCGGATGAGTGGTTTGGCGAGCCGTCGCCCAGCTAG
- a CDS encoding GNAT family N-acetyltransferase: protein MQKEVTTYYLEMRSPHELRPKHLEIEGLQLIKAEIPSAELQHFLYRSVGGNWYWYEKADWTYQQWLEYAQNPHLHTWVLLLKGTPAGYFQLEVQPEGNIEIVYFGLLPQFSGMGLGGHLLTCALEEAWRLGAQRVWVHTCSLDSPAALANYQARGMQLYKTETRLMEIPDQTPGPWPGAYG, encoded by the coding sequence ATGCAGAAGGAGGTCACCACCTACTACCTCGAGATGCGCTCCCCCCATGAGCTACGCCCTAAGCACCTTGAGATAGAGGGGTTGCAGCTTATCAAAGCCGAAATTCCCAGCGCCGAGTTGCAGCACTTCCTCTACCGCAGCGTGGGCGGCAACTGGTACTGGTACGAAAAGGCCGACTGGACGTATCAGCAGTGGCTCGAGTACGCCCAGAACCCCCACCTGCACACCTGGGTGCTGCTGCTAAAAGGTACGCCAGCGGGTTACTTTCAGCTCGAGGTGCAGCCAGAGGGAAACATAGAAATTGTTTATTTTGGCTTGCTGCCGCAGTTTAGCGGGATGGGGCTGGGGGGCCACTTGCTAACCTGTGCGCTCGAGGAAGCCTGGCGGCTGGGGGCCCAAAGGGTCTGGGTGCATACCTGCTCACTCGATAGCCCAGCCGCCCTGGCCAACTACCAGGCCCGGGGGATGCAGCTCTACAAAACCGAGACCAGGCTAATGGAGATCCCCGACCAAACCCCCGGCCCCTGGCCCGGGGCTTATGGCTAG
- a CDS encoding cupin domain-containing protein: MKTKYAQSANLKGLEVPGAVLRPFAGEQLMLMRAEGKAGSPLAAHTHPHEQITLVVSGRLRMRVGEEWLELGAGDLVHIPSSVEHEVLFLEDSVVFDAFHPVRQDLLERLEAQK; this comes from the coding sequence ATGAAAACCAAATACGCCCAGTCCGCCAACCTGAAGGGCCTCGAGGTGCCCGGCGCGGTGCTACGGCCCTTTGCTGGTGAGCAACTGATGCTCATGCGGGCCGAGGGGAAAGCAGGCTCACCTCTGGCCGCTCACACCCACCCCCACGAACAGATCACCCTGGTGGTCTCGGGGCGGCTGCGGATGCGGGTCGGGGAGGAGTGGCTCGAGCTCGGCGCGGGCGACCTGGTGCACATCCCCTCCAGCGTGGAGCACGAGGTGCTCTTCCTCGAGGATAGCGTGGTGTTCGACGCCTTTCACCCGGTGCGGCAGGACTTGCTCGAGCGGCTCGAGGCCCAAAAATAG
- a CDS encoding ABC transporter ATP-binding protein — translation MPLLEVKDIHTYYGHIHALKGVSLTVEEGEIVTLIGANGAGKSTTLRTISGMNKPRKGEVVYRGNPIHKLPADKIVGLGIGHVPEGRRIFPRMTVEENLEMGGFLIRDPKVVQERKEQAFTLFPRLAERRNQKGGTLSGGEQQMLAIGRALMQDPKLLLMDEPSMGLAPVLVDFIFEIIQKLNQQGKTILLVEQNARLALQIAHRGYVLQTGQLTMSGPAKELATRPEIQEAYLGGH, via the coding sequence ATGCCTCTGCTTGAAGTCAAGGACATCCACACCTACTACGGCCACATTCACGCACTTAAGGGCGTCTCGCTCACGGTTGAGGAGGGCGAGATTGTGACCCTGATTGGCGCCAACGGCGCGGGCAAGAGCACCACCCTGCGCACCATCAGCGGGATGAACAAGCCCCGCAAGGGCGAGGTGGTGTACCGGGGCAACCCCATCCACAAGCTGCCTGCCGATAAGATTGTGGGGCTGGGCATTGGGCACGTACCCGAGGGGCGGCGCATCTTCCCACGCATGACGGTGGAGGAGAACCTCGAGATGGGCGGCTTTCTCATCCGCGACCCCAAAGTGGTGCAGGAGCGCAAGGAGCAGGCCTTTACCCTCTTCCCCCGCCTGGCCGAGCGCCGCAACCAGAAAGGGGGCACGCTTTCGGGCGGCGAGCAGCAGATGCTGGCGATTGGCCGTGCTTTGATGCAAGACCCCAAGCTTCTGCTGATGGACGAGCCCTCGATGGGCCTGGCCCCGGTGCTGGTGGATTTTATCTTCGAGATTATCCAGAAGCTCAATCAGCAGGGAAAAACCATTCTGCTGGTAGAACAAAACGCCCGCCTGGCCTTGCAAATTGCCCATCGGGGCTATGTGCTACAGACCGGCCAACTCACCATGAGCGGCCCGGCTAAAGAGCTGGCGACCCGGCCCGAGATTCAGGAAGCCTATCTGGGCGGGCACTAG
- a CDS encoding ABC transporter ATP-binding protein, producing the protein MSELALDVQNATKKFGGLVAVNDVSLQVRPREIFSVIGPNGAGKTTFFNLLTGIYKPDTGKVVFFGKDITGYSPDKVARTGIGRTFQNIRLFKAMTVLENVLVGHHSLTHQSYLDVLLHTPRFHTSERKAKERAMELLAYMNLDKRAEELASGLSYGEQRRLEIARALALEPKLLFLDEPAAGMNEQETEDLKVRVRKLRDDLGLTIVLIEHDMAMVMSISDRIAVLEYGSKIAEGLPAEIRNNPKVIEAYLGKGAAGQAGGGTHASA; encoded by the coding sequence ATGAGCGAACTCGCCCTAGACGTACAAAACGCCACCAAAAAGTTTGGCGGCTTGGTGGCGGTCAACGACGTAAGCCTACAGGTACGCCCCAGAGAAATCTTCTCGGTGATTGGCCCCAACGGGGCTGGCAAGACCACCTTTTTCAACCTACTGACCGGAATTTACAAGCCCGACACCGGCAAGGTGGTGTTCTTTGGCAAAGACATTACCGGCTACTCCCCGGATAAGGTAGCCCGCACCGGCATTGGTCGCACCTTCCAGAACATCCGGCTGTTCAAGGCTATGACCGTACTGGAAAACGTACTGGTAGGGCACCACAGCCTCACCCATCAGAGCTACCTGGACGTGCTGTTGCATACGCCGCGATTCCATACCTCGGAGCGCAAGGCAAAAGAGCGGGCCATGGAGCTGCTGGCCTACATGAACCTGGACAAGCGGGCCGAGGAGCTGGCCTCGGGGCTTTCGTATGGGGAGCAGCGTCGCCTCGAGATCGCCCGGGCCCTGGCCCTGGAACCCAAGCTGCTGTTTCTGGACGAGCCGGCAGCCGGCATGAACGAGCAAGAGACCGAAGACCTCAAGGTGCGCGTACGCAAGCTGCGCGACGACCTGGGCCTGACCATCGTGCTGATCGAGCACGATATGGCCATGGTGATGAGCATCTCGGATCGGATTGCGGTGCTCGAGTACGGCTCCAAGATTGCCGAGGGGCTGCCGGCTGAGATCCGCAACAACCCCAAGGTGATTGAAGCCTATCTGGGCAAAGGCGCCGCCGGGCAGGCTGGAGGGGGTACCCATGCCTCTGCTTGA